In Hemicordylus capensis ecotype Gifberg chromosome 3, rHemCap1.1.pri, whole genome shotgun sequence, one DNA window encodes the following:
- the LOC128350599 gene encoding LOW QUALITY PROTEIN: uncharacterized protein LOC128350599 (The sequence of the model RefSeq protein was modified relative to this genomic sequence to represent the inferred CDS: deleted 1 base in 1 codon), whose amino-acid sequence MVYPLLFPYGEQSWGIDIPLQLRPQALKDLTKQPRAPRVRVTQMQYYGYRLSIRDDFNAFLNAGRLTQQYMVDAYVKTEANRLSFIRQNQLKLRVEKYSGLMDHLNEAANATGQIPGKTFILPSSFPGSPRNMLQNYQDAMAIVRKYGKPDLFITMTCNPKWDEIAGNLEHGQTATARPDLVARVFHLKLKSLIDDICKKHIFGPPTAIVYVIEFQKRGLPHAHILLILAENYKPKTEASIDNIVSTEIPDIEKTPRLHAIITKHMIHGPCGTHNQHSTCMSNEKCTKEFPKEYQQQTIANKNGYPKYRRRNTGESKMQKGKPIDNRYRYNRWVVPYNPFLALKYNCYINVEVCASVKSVKYLFKYVYKGHDCAKVVIQEQDTLNHDEIKTYMDSRYVSAPEAAWHLNGFEMYYQSHTVHRLAVHLPNEQAVIFNPENIGTATNRAASRETQLTAWFKLNQSNEKARNILYADIPLYYVFDTANSTWKLRQRGADKVIGRMYSVNLPSDPERYCLRLLLLHVPGATSYENLRSVDGNEYPTYQEAAKTRGLINDEQVWESTLEDAAQYNMPKQIRELFAYICVFASLQNMQELFTKYEQYLIEDYVHKHMLHNAECTICRDLALQEIANILTLHGKKCTDFGLTYTIKNTEQLTDTYNQTYERQTAEVMSRTFNDEQKAAIEQILAASQNYELDHCCFFLDSPGGSGKTYLYKTIPFPLPLQTYHSQFKLPVPILENSVSNMRLNSQDAKNIKTAKIIIWDESTMAPTQALTTVDKLMQEIMENTSPWEVKSNDTEFSKWLITVGNGDTPRIEGLPEDIIEIPASIICKEDIVRQVFRNNVQVQDVPKIANRSILCPKNNDVETINDQVLNILEGEKNTYLSADTIDDSNEEDSKNYPTEFLNDQTPTGMPKHTLTLKVGAIIMLLRNLNTKKGLCNGTHLIVNNLEKNIIIAQVITGSAKGDMVFIPRIDSAPSCTDLPFTLRRRQYPVKLAFAMTINKSQGQTLEKVGIYLPEPVFSHSQLYVALSRVRSFTDVVVRVLEGPEQGRLIAGSEQIFTKNVERIITRRRVRYAARFQNKLDKIELSGFELRYTRRHFDRQLLVRRRR is encoded by the exons ATGGTGTACCCATTGCTATTCCCCTATGGAGAACAAAGCTGGGGGATAGACATACCTTTACAACTTAGGCCACAAGCCTTAAAAGATTTAACAAAACAGCCACGTGCACCAAGAGTACGAGTCACCCAGATGCAGTACTATGGCTACCGTCTATCCATCAGAGACGACTTCAACGCCTTCCTAAATGCTGGACGCCTAACGCAGCAATACATGGTAGATGCATATGTCAAAACTGAGGCCAACAGACTCAGTTTCATCCGGCAAAATCAACTGAAATTGAGAGTGGAGAAATACTCAGGATTGATGGACCACTTAAATGAAGCAGCCAATGCAACAGGCCAAATCCCCGGAAAGACATTTATTTTGCCATCCTCATTTCCAGGTAGCCCTAGAAACATGCTCCAAAACTATCAGGATGCAATGGCAATTGTCAGAAAGTACGGAAAACCAGATCTCTTCATTACAATGACATGCAACCCCAAGTGGGATGAAATTGCGGGAAACCTAGAACATGGCCAAACTGCTACAGCACGACCAGATTTAGTGGCAAGAGTCTTCCACCTAAAACTGAAATCACTAATTGATGACATCTGCAAGAAGCATATATTTGGCCCACCCACAGCCATTGTGTATGTCATAGAGTTCCAAAAAAGAGGTTtgccacatgcacacatactgctCATCCTAGCAGAAAACTATAAACCAAAAACCGAAGCCTCCATAGACAACATAGTATCTACAGAAATCCCAGACATTGAAAAAACACCGCGACTTCATGCAATCATTACAAAGCATATGATCCATGGACCATGTGGAACTCACAATCAGCATTCAACATGTATGTCCAATGAAAAATGCACAAAAGAATTCCCAAAAGAATACCAACAACAGACTATTGCAAACAAAAACGGTTACCCCaaatacagaagaagaaacactggCGAAAGCAAAATGCAAAAAGGAAAACCAATTGATAACAGGTACAGGTACAACAGGTGGGTTGTACCGTATAATCCATTCCTAGCCCTAAAGTATAACTGCTACATAAACGTTGAAGTCTGTGCTTCAGTTAAGAGTGTAAAATACCTTTTCAAATATGTATACAAGGGCCATGATTGCGCAAAAGTGGTGATCCAAGAACAAGACACTTTGAACCATGATGAAATCAAAACCTACATGGATTCAAGGTATGTCAGCGCGCCAGAAGCAGCATGGCATCTAAATGGATTTGAGATGTATTATCAATCCCATACAGTACACAGGCTAGCAGTTCATCTCCCAAACGAACAAGCAGTAATTTTCAACCCCGAAAACATTGGCACAGCAACCAACAGAGCAGCAAGTCGTGAAACACAATTGACAGCatggttcaaattgaatcaatcaAACGAGAAAGCAAGAAACATATTATACGCAGACATCCCATTATATTATGTCTTTGACACTGCAAACAGCACGTGGAAATTACGACAACGTGGTGCAGACAAAGTAATCGGCAGAATGTATTCTGTAAATTTACCATCAGACCCAGAGCGCTACTGCCTACGCCTCCTACTGCTACATGTCCCAGGAGCAACATCCTACGAAAACCTCAGAAGCGTAGATGGAAATGAATACCCAACTTACCAAGAAGCTGCCAAAACAAGAGGGCTCATAAATGACGAACAAGTGTGGGAAAGTACACTAGAAGATGCTGCACAATACAACATGCCCAAACAAATCAGAGAACTCTTTGCCTACATCTGTGTCTTTGCATCCCTCCAAAACATGCAGGAGCTCTTTACAAAATACGAACAATACCTCATTGAGGATTATGTCCATAAACATATGCTACACAATGCAGAGTGCACAATATGCCGTGACCTTGCCCTACAAGAAATTGCCAACATTTTAACACTCCACGGAAAGAAATGCACAGACTTTGGCTTGACATACACCATAAAAAATACAGAGCAGCTTACAGATACATACAACCAAACCTATGAAAGACAAACAGCAGAGGTGATGTCAAGAACCTTCAATGATGAACAAAAAGCAGCCATAGAACAAATATTAGCAGCAAGCCAAAATTATGAGCTTGACCACTGCTGCTTTTTCTTGGACAGCCCAGGAGGCAGTGGAAAAACATACTTATATAAAACCATACCATTCCCACTCCCACTCCAAACATACCACTCCCAATTCAAACTGCCAGTACCAATACTTGAAAACTCTGTATCTAACATGCGCCTCAATTCTCAGGAtgctaaaaacataaaaacagcaaaaataatCATTTGGGATGAGTCAACGATGGCACCCACGCAAGCACTAACAACAGTAGACAAACTAATGCAAGAAATCATGGAGAACACAAGCCCATGGGAGGTAAA ATCCAATGACACAGAATTCAGCAAGTGGCTAATCACAGTAGGCAATGGAGACACACCACGCATTGAGGGATTACCAGAAGACATCATTGAAATCCCAGCAAGTATAATATGCAAAGAAGATATTGTGAGACAAGTTTTCAGAAACAACGTTCAAGTACAAGACGTCCCAAAAATAGCAAACAGATCCATCCTATGCCCAAAGAACAATGATGTTGAGACCATCAATGACCAGGTGCTCAACATTTTGGAAGGCGAAAAAAAT ACTTATCTGAGTGCAGACACCATAGATGACTCCAACGAAGAAGATTCCAAAAACTACCCAACAGAATTCCTCAATGACCAAACACCAACAGGAATGCCGAAACATACCCTCACCCTGAAAGTAGGCGCAATAATAATGCTCCTCAGAAACCTAAACACCAAAAAAGGATTATGCAATGGCACCCACCTCATTGTGAACAACCTAGAAAAGAATATCATCATAGCACAAGTAATTACAGGATCAGCAAAGGGAGACATGGTGTTTATTCCAAGAATTGATTCGGCACCATCTTGCACAGACTTGCCATTCACCTTAAGAAGACGGCAATACCCAGTAAAATTGGCTTTCGCTATGACAATAAACAAATCACAAGGACAAACCCTGGAAAAAGTCGGAATCTATTTGCCTGAACCAGTATTCAGCCACAGTCAATTATATGTAGCCTTATCCAGAGTCAGAAGCTTTACAGACGTCGTGGTCAGGGTGCTGGAAGGcccagaacaaggaagactaATAGCAGGCTCAgaacaaatattcaccaaaaatgtg